A genomic segment from Dermatobacter hominis encodes:
- the nuoH gene encoding NADH-quinone oxidoreductase subunit NuoH, whose translation MDPLLSGDIGLSAVLIVVLKVVVAFAVLLVGVMAMVWFERKLVADMQNRIGPNRAGPFGILQTLADGLKLMFKEDLEPERSDPFVFKLAPFLALIPAFLVFAVIPVAGDFSDGQDGVVTMFGHETFMQVADPQMGILFVLAMSSIAVYGVMLAGWSSGSKYPLLGSVRASAQMVSYEAALGLSVAAVLLISGTLSTNGIVAEQSGWQWNLWMTALVPFVIFTIAATAELNRPPFDLVEAEQELVGGFHTEYSSFRFALFYLAEFLNTVTMSAVIVTLFLGGPSGPIPSGAPGWVADYVLPLVYFFAKLLIFLFMFVWFRATLPRFRYDQLMDLGWKFLIPLALGWFLLLTSVRVADDVGWNPVLTGAVTAAIIAVGGLMLRASIRAAAARHELSDSLASDDGTVSAREGA comes from the coding sequence ATGGATCCGCTCCTGTCCGGCGACATCGGCCTCAGCGCCGTCCTCATCGTCGTGCTCAAGGTGGTCGTGGCCTTCGCCGTGCTGCTGGTCGGCGTGATGGCGATGGTGTGGTTCGAGCGCAAGCTCGTCGCCGACATGCAGAACCGCATCGGGCCCAACCGGGCCGGTCCGTTCGGCATCCTCCAGACGCTCGCCGACGGTCTGAAGCTGATGTTCAAGGAGGACCTGGAGCCCGAGCGCTCCGATCCCTTCGTGTTCAAGCTGGCGCCGTTCCTGGCGCTGATCCCGGCCTTCCTGGTCTTCGCCGTCATCCCCGTCGCGGGCGACTTCTCCGACGGCCAGGACGGCGTGGTCACGATGTTCGGCCACGAGACCTTCATGCAGGTCGCCGACCCGCAGATGGGCATCCTCTTCGTGCTCGCCATGTCGTCGATCGCGGTGTACGGCGTGATGCTGGCGGGCTGGTCGTCGGGCTCGAAGTACCCCCTGCTCGGCTCGGTCAGGGCCTCGGCCCAGATGGTGTCCTACGAGGCCGCCCTCGGCCTGTCGGTCGCCGCGGTGCTGCTCATCAGCGGCACGCTGTCGACGAACGGCATCGTCGCCGAGCAGTCGGGCTGGCAGTGGAACCTCTGGATGACGGCGCTCGTGCCGTTCGTGATCTTCACCATCGCCGCCACCGCCGAGCTCAACCGCCCGCCGTTCGACCTCGTCGAGGCGGAGCAGGAGCTCGTCGGCGGCTTCCACACCGAGTACTCGTCGTTCCGGTTCGCGCTCTTCTACCTGGCGGAGTTCCTGAACACGGTGACGATGTCGGCGGTCATCGTGACCCTGTTCCTCGGTGGGCCGTCGGGCCCGATCCCGAGCGGCGCGCCGGGCTGGGTGGCCGACTACGTGCTGCCGCTCGTCTACTTCTTCGCCAAGCTCCTGATCTTCCTCTTCATGTTCGTGTGGTTCCGGGCCACGCTGCCGAGGTTCCGCTACGACCAGCTGATGGACCTGGGCTGGAAGTTCCTGATCCCGCTCGCCCTGGGCTGGTTCCTGCTCCTCACCTCGGTCCGCGTGGCCGACGACGTCGGCTGGAACCCGGTGCTCACCGGCGCCGTCACGGCGGCGATCATCGCCGTCGGCGGCCTGATGCTGCGGGCCTCGATCAGGGCAGCAGCCGCCCGCCACGAGCTCAGCGACTCCCTGGCGTCCGACGACGGCACGGTCTCGGCGCGGGAAGGGGCCTGA
- the nuoG gene encoding NADH-quinone oxidoreductase subunit NuoG: MSERRSLEGRSVEVTDPVTITVNGEEIVAQKGELVIDACERNDAYIPRFCYHPRMEPVGMCRMCLVEIDSGRGPALQPSCMIPVAPDMTVTTDSPAVAKAQDGVIEFLLANHPLDCPVCDKGGECPLQDQSIAYGPGESRWVEEKRHYEKPIAISQTVLLDRERCILCDRCTRFAAEVTDDPLIHFIGRGSNTQVNTFPGEPFSSYFSGNTVQICPVGALTAEPYRFRARPWDLETVESTCTECAVGCRTSIDASRDQVLRYGGIDSDPVNWSWLCDKGRFSFEAVGSPDRLTTPLLRSGSELAEARWNVAIDAAAGAIRDAIAGRGPSGVAVLGGARLTNEAAYAWARLAKGVIGTDQTDAQLGDGLPAEVFDLPGATIDDVCAKGGTVLYLGPDPKEELPVLFLRLKHAMVKDGVRLVQVTPAGTSLSPYAAASVHPRPGESAAVVRALLSGSTGDVGGVAAADLAAAAEVLGGAGDLKVVIGRPNLVESPAVALDAAAAVLDAAPTARFLPVVRRGNTRGAVMAGLAPGRLPGGASLDDGRGAWAQVWPTVPSQPGTDADGILLAAAEGKVDVLVLLGADPVEDFRDRSLARRALAATPTVIVLDRFLTESASLAQIVLPVAGFAECDGTTTNMEGRVTTLNAKVNAPGTARTDWMIAADLAERLGADALADDGPVELWTELVANVPALSHVTREALGEPHNVDGIVTDLDAGSFVAPSAPAVPNPNAYSSRLVVDRVLYDGGETLSHMPSSRPLVRDGAVVLGTADAAALDVEAGTRLTVSSQHGSVTGPLVISDRVPRGTVVLHHALSVDPYALVSVDDVVCDVRVEVA; the protein is encoded by the coding sequence ATGTCTGAGCGGCGGTCGCTCGAAGGGCGCAGCGTCGAGGTCACCGACCCGGTGACCATCACCGTGAACGGCGAGGAGATCGTCGCCCAGAAGGGCGAGCTCGTCATCGACGCGTGCGAGCGCAACGACGCCTACATCCCGCGCTTCTGCTACCACCCGCGGATGGAGCCGGTGGGCATGTGCCGGATGTGCCTCGTCGAGATCGACTCGGGGCGCGGCCCCGCGCTGCAGCCGAGCTGCATGATCCCGGTGGCGCCCGACATGACGGTCACGACCGACAGCCCGGCGGTGGCCAAGGCCCAGGACGGCGTCATCGAGTTCCTGCTGGCCAACCACCCGCTCGACTGCCCGGTCTGCGACAAGGGCGGCGAGTGCCCGCTGCAGGACCAGTCGATCGCGTACGGCCCGGGCGAGTCGCGCTGGGTCGAGGAGAAGCGGCACTACGAGAAGCCGATCGCCATCTCGCAGACCGTGCTGCTCGACCGCGAGCGCTGCATCCTCTGCGACCGCTGCACCCGGTTCGCGGCCGAGGTCACCGACGACCCGCTCATCCACTTCATCGGTCGCGGCTCCAACACGCAGGTGAACACGTTCCCGGGCGAGCCGTTCAGCTCGTACTTCTCCGGCAACACGGTGCAGATCTGCCCGGTGGGCGCGCTGACCGCCGAGCCCTACCGGTTCCGGGCCCGCCCGTGGGACCTCGAGACCGTCGAGTCCACCTGCACCGAGTGCGCAGTGGGGTGCCGCACATCGATCGACGCCAGCCGGGACCAGGTGCTCCGCTACGGAGGGATCGACTCGGACCCGGTCAACTGGTCCTGGCTCTGCGACAAGGGCCGCTTCAGCTTCGAGGCCGTGGGCTCGCCCGACCGCCTCACCACCCCGCTGCTCCGCTCGGGCAGCGAGCTCGCCGAGGCCCGCTGGAACGTGGCGATCGACGCCGCCGCCGGCGCGATCCGCGACGCCATCGCCGGTCGGGGACCCTCGGGTGTGGCCGTCCTGGGCGGCGCCCGCCTGACCAACGAGGCCGCCTACGCCTGGGCTCGCCTGGCCAAGGGCGTGATCGGGACCGACCAGACCGACGCCCAGCTCGGCGACGGCCTGCCGGCCGAGGTGTTCGACCTCCCCGGCGCGACGATCGACGACGTGTGTGCCAAGGGCGGCACGGTGCTCTACCTGGGGCCCGACCCCAAGGAGGAGCTGCCGGTCCTGTTCCTCCGGCTGAAGCACGCCATGGTCAAGGACGGCGTGCGCCTGGTCCAGGTCACGCCCGCCGGCACCAGCCTCTCGCCCTACGCCGCGGCGTCGGTCCACCCCCGGCCGGGCGAGTCCGCCGCGGTCGTCCGGGCGCTCCTGTCGGGGTCCACGGGTGACGTCGGTGGCGTGGCCGCCGCCGACCTGGCCGCCGCGGCCGAGGTGCTCGGCGGCGCCGGCGACCTGAAGGTCGTCATCGGTCGCCCCAACCTGGTCGAGTCGCCCGCCGTCGCCCTCGACGCGGCGGCGGCCGTGCTCGACGCCGCCCCCACCGCCCGGTTCCTGCCGGTCGTGCGCCGCGGCAACACCCGGGGTGCGGTCATGGCGGGCCTGGCCCCGGGCCGGCTGCCCGGTGGCGCGTCGCTCGACGACGGCCGTGGCGCCTGGGCGCAGGTCTGGCCGACCGTCCCGTCGCAGCCGGGCACCGACGCCGACGGGATCCTGCTCGCCGCGGCCGAGGGCAAGGTGGACGTGCTGGTGCTGCTCGGCGCCGATCCGGTCGAGGACTTCCGCGACCGCTCGCTCGCCCGCCGTGCGCTCGCCGCGACCCCGACCGTCATCGTGCTCGACCGGTTCCTGACCGAGTCGGCCTCGCTGGCCCAGATCGTGCTGCCGGTTGCGGGCTTCGCCGAGTGCGACGGCACCACCACCAACATGGAGGGCCGGGTCACCACGCTGAACGCCAAGGTGAACGCACCGGGCACGGCCCGCACCGACTGGATGATCGCCGCCGACCTCGCCGAGCGCCTGGGCGCGGACGCGCTGGCCGACGACGGGCCGGTCGAGCTGTGGACGGAGCTGGTGGCGAACGTGCCGGCGCTGTCGCACGTCACGCGGGAGGCGCTCGGCGAGCCGCACAACGTCGACGGCATCGTGACCGACCTCGACGCCGGCTCCTTCGTCGCCCCGTCCGCCCCGGCGGTGCCCAACCCGAACGCCTACTCGTCCCGCCTGGTCGTCGACCGCGTGCTCTACGACGGCGGTGAGACCCTGTCGCACATGCCCTCGTCGCGGCCGCTGGTCCGCGACGGTGCGGTGGTGCTCGGCACGGCCGACGCCGCGGCGCTCGACGTCGAGGCCGGGACCCGGCTCACGGTGAGCTCGCAGCACGGCTCGGTGACCGGGCCGCTCGTGATCTCGGACCGGGTCCCCCGGGGCACGGTCGTGCTCCACCACGCGCTGTCGGTCGACCCGTACGCGCTGGTGTCGGTCGACGACGTGGTCTGCGACGTCCGGGTGGAGGTGGCCTGA
- the nuoI gene encoding NADH-quinone oxidoreductase subunit NuoI, producing MGYLDGFKVTFKKWAGTRTDSGKRVTMQYPEEVRPKPERFHGRHVLNRYEDGMEKCIGCELCAGVCPARCIYVRGRDNDPQEPTSPGERYGFVYEINYLRCIHCDLCVEACPTEAITETKLFEFAFTNREDAIYTKDELLVGDDGRPQKLPWEHWDGGFDAAEDTSGWMRATAPSGDARFEGIIAWAGELGYGVRDAEGGQPLDAALLQERERAGAAGGHDDDGAHGGHH from the coding sequence GTGGGCTACCTCGACGGCTTCAAGGTCACGTTCAAGAAGTGGGCCGGCACGCGCACCGACTCGGGCAAGCGCGTCACCATGCAGTACCCCGAGGAGGTCCGGCCGAAGCCGGAGCGCTTCCACGGGCGCCACGTCCTCAACCGCTACGAGGACGGCATGGAGAAGTGCATCGGCTGCGAGCTCTGCGCCGGCGTCTGCCCGGCCCGCTGCATCTACGTGCGCGGGCGCGACAACGACCCGCAGGAGCCGACCTCGCCCGGCGAGCGCTACGGCTTCGTCTACGAGATCAACTACCTCCGCTGCATCCACTGCGACCTGTGCGTCGAGGCGTGCCCGACCGAGGCGATCACCGAGACCAAGCTTTTCGAGTTCGCGTTCACCAACCGCGAGGACGCGATCTACACCAAGGACGAGCTGCTCGTCGGTGACGACGGCCGGCCCCAGAAGCTCCCGTGGGAGCACTGGGACGGCGGCTTCGACGCCGCCGAGGACACCTCGGGCTGGATGCGCGCCACCGCCCCGTCGGGCGACGCGCGCTTCGAGGGCATCATCGCCTGGGCCGGCGAGCTCGGCTACGGCGTCCGCGACGCCGAGGGCGGCCAGCCGCTCGACGCCGCGTTGTTGCAGGAGAGGGAGCGCGCCGGCGCTGCGGGCGGCCACGACGACGACGGTGCGCACGGGGGTCATCACTGA
- a CDS encoding NADH-quinone oxidoreductase subunit J → MRVEMFTFLIAAAIVLGGALGVVLFRNPVHNALSLVATLFGIAVLFIAQEAYFLAAIQVIVYAGAIVVLFLFVIMLLGVDRVEATEHDPLPAQRIVGVIAGLGILVLSIVILLAGGDGATGERSATAPLSESSSDIERLGRVLFTDYVFAFEVTAVLLTVAVVGAVVLSRRPKGEPIDTDEFPDGPAVEHLELFPEPAGPGAVDGEVSIGSDDGPMGESGDADADGAELAGGSGARTGADAEVNG, encoded by the coding sequence ATGCGCGTCGAGATGTTCACGTTCCTGATCGCCGCGGCCATCGTGCTCGGCGGCGCGCTGGGCGTCGTGCTGTTCCGGAACCCGGTCCACAACGCGCTCAGCCTGGTCGCCACCCTGTTCGGCATCGCCGTGCTCTTCATCGCGCAGGAGGCGTACTTCCTCGCCGCCATCCAGGTGATCGTCTACGCCGGCGCGATCGTCGTGCTGTTCCTGTTCGTGATCATGCTCCTCGGCGTGGACCGGGTGGAGGCGACCGAGCACGACCCGTTGCCGGCCCAGCGCATCGTCGGCGTCATCGCCGGTCTGGGCATCCTGGTGCTCAGCATCGTCATCCTGCTGGCGGGCGGCGACGGCGCCACCGGTGAGCGGTCGGCCACCGCACCGCTGTCGGAGAGCTCCTCCGACATCGAGCGGCTCGGCCGGGTGCTGTTCACCGACTACGTGTTCGCCTTCGAGGTCACCGCGGTGCTGCTCACCGTCGCCGTCGTCGGCGCCGTCGTGCTGTCGCGCCGTCCGAAGGGCGAGCCGATCGACACCGACGAGTTCCCCGACGGTCCCGCCGTCGAGCACCTGGAGCTGTTCCCCGAGCCGGCCGGTCCGGGCGCCGTCGACGGCGAGGTCTCGATCGGCTCCGACGACGGACCGATGGGCGAGTCCGGCGACGCCGATGCCGACGGCGCGGAGCTCGCCGGCGGGTCGGGGGCCCGCACCGGCGCCGACGCGGAGGTGAACGGCTGA